In the genome of Palaemon carinicauda isolate YSFRI2023 chromosome 20, ASM3689809v2, whole genome shotgun sequence, one region contains:
- the LOC137614401 gene encoding probable serine/threonine-protein kinase DDB_G0282963, whose amino-acid sequence MPNSDHGDYHHLHHHNHHHHHHHHHHQQQQQQQQQQHPQQKCLSPHQSKMIVMPRAQSHPTDVPSRPYSYGMHMPSYPSRRAIGIRSGSVASSGGRTHLSSESSIGSDISDSSSSSPSSSGSFGVVHTKPSSRNWWCSSCRRPREECECLCSIS is encoded by the coding sequence ATGCCTAATTCTGACCACGGGGAttatcaccatcttcatcatcacaaccaccatcaccaccaccatcaccaccaccatcaacagcagcaacaacagcagcaacagcagcatccACAGCAGAAGTGTCTCTCCCCCCACCAGAGCAAGATGATTGTGATGCCACGAGCCCAGTCTCATCCCACGGACGTGCCCTCCCGTCCCTACTCCTACGGGATGCACATGCCCTCCTATCCTTCCCGGCGGGCCATCGGCATCAGATCAGGAAGCGTGGCCTCCTCCGGGGGAAGGACCCACCTCTCCTCGGAGTCCTCCATCGGCTCAGATATCTCAGATTCCTCCTCGTCTTCTCCATCCTCCTCTGGCTCCTTCGGGGTGGTGCACACGAAGCCCTCCAGTAGGAATTGGTGGTGCAGTAGCTGTCGGAGGCCCCGGGAGGAGTGCGAGTGCCTCTGCTCCATATCCTAA